The sequence CATGTATGCAAAGTCACATCTGCAGCCAAGAAACTCAAACGACCACCTCTGCAAAAGTCTGCTCCCATCAAAAGTCACCATTTCAAAACTTCTCTGTTAACATGGTGGACACGCTAGTGACTGAAGCTTGTGAGCTTGTCAGCTCTTCTAAAGTGAAGAAAAGTTTTGATGACTGCGCTGGTTTCCTTTCAAAGGCAGTCCTTAGTCAAAGGGACACTTTGCCTGTGCCAAATACAGAGAAGGTTGGACAAAAGAAGATGTCTCACCCCGGGGATGACGCATCTCCAAACTCGGTTAAAAAACCTGGTCGAACACCTGGCACTCCTCCATCTACCCCCCAGCAGCCAAGTGAAGTATCCAAGGAGAAACAAATAAAGCAGTTCTCCaagaaattaaaaagcaaGTTGGCCAAAGAATTTTCCCCAGCTACACCTCCTCCAACTCCACACTATCACCCTGAGACTGGCCCTGGTCCAATGGAAAACAGCCCAGAGGCAGACAAGACAGAGTTTATGTTAAAATTGATGAGATCTCTTTCCGAAGAGGTAGATGGTAAGggggacgaggaggaggaggaagaattGCCTGAAGACCCGAGTCTAAGTGGCACCAACAAATCAGTTGAGTCAGAAGGTCTACCACAGGAAGTGAGACAGTTGTCCTCTCGCAGGCTTTCAAGCAAGGAAGCTCTCCATTATGCAGAGCAGTTGGCTTGTCACATAGTTTCAATGGCAACAGAAATAGACACTCTGGGAGCCGGTGATGAAGTTGGGGAACCCAGCGTTATGGATGAGAGAAGACGTGACAGTGTGGCTCATTTCTCAGAGAAAACTTTGAACACCTTGTGGGTGTATGCAGGGGAGGTGGCTGGGGAAGTCATCAATGATGTGAAGAAGATGGTGAGCTCTGTCCAACAGTGCTCATATCATGGCTCTCCCGGAAGAAGTGTTGATCGTCCTCGATCAGCATGTTTGCATCACCACCAACATAACTCTCTTCCTGGCACAGATCAGAACAGGGACTGGAGGGTCGAAAGGGTGGCTGAGCAATGGTCCACCAATCTGCTATCTTCTGTTTTTCGCTCACCTGTCTCAGTGTCAAGTAGTTCCAGCTCAGGATTGTCCTCGACATACCCCAGCTGTGAAAGTGTGACCGATGAATACGCCGGCTATCTCATTAGGGTGCTAAAGAAGGAGGGAGGCAGTCGGGAGTTAGTCCTCGATCAGTATGCTAGTCGTCTGGCCTACCGGTCAATCAAACAAGGTTTGGCTCATGCTAGAAACAAGGTTAAGCAGAGATCTTCTAGCTCCCGCCTTCGTCCCTCAAAGTCGTTACCAGATGAATGGATGTCATCGGGTAGTGAGGTCTCACCTGCCGAGGACGTGGTGGACTCAGTCGTTTGTCCCTCCTGTGAGGACGTACAGTGTTGTTGCGGAGAAAAACAGGGACACAAAGACTGCTTTGATTTGGTGAACTTTGCAGAATCTTTGGCATACAATATCACTTGTGatgtcacacaaacacttcGTCTATCGTCTGGACGCCTCCCAAAGTCTCTCACTGACTCTTGTCTTTATAAGAAATCCAAACTTGAAAACATGACAGAGAGCCTGATTAGGAACTCGTTCTCCTGTCCTCTACTTTCCAAGGACAATAAGGCTAGACATTACCACAGCACTGGAAGCTTGGTTGATCCTGGCCTCAACAATAGGATGATGCAGGTCATTGAGCACTACGCAAGAAAAATAGTTAATGACACTCTCAAGATGAGCCTGGCTTCAGTAGGGCATTCATCCCAAGATCATCAGAGGATTCCTGACCCAGACAGACACTCGCACACCCAAAAGCTGTCTGAAGGCATTGCCCCCGGTCCCACAGATGGACTTAAGACCGGCCATTATTGTCAAGCCTTGGAGTGTCCCTACTGCACCAAACTTAGTCGGCATCACCACCAGTCAATATTGCAGAAGAGGAGAAAGTGCCCAGAGTATCAGACTAGGCCAGAGCGTGTCCCTGGGCTGGAGATTCCTAAAATCCATATTGACCTGGAACACAGGTCGGCGTTTGCAGAGCAGATGGTGTCTATGGCAATGGAGAAGGCAAAGCGCGAGTTGAGCAACACAAGCCTTAACGCAGACAGTGGTATCGGCCATGATGGAACCAGCTACGCAGAGAGCCTCACTGCTGAGATCATGACTTCTGCACTTCACGTCTGCCAATCAGCCAGTGTCAGGTACGAACAACAAGACTGAATTTGTATGCATGTCCTCCCTGTCAGTATATTCGTTAAGTCCTCAGGTTCATTTTGAGGGTAGTAATGGCAACATGACAGGATTTTCAAAAAAGTTCAAATGGTCAATATGCAAAGTATGGTTAGAGCAGCCACTTCAACATCAGTATAGGGCACCAAGAATTTAGTAAATGGGATGATggattttgaagaaaaagttTGTTGGTAGAAATGTGTTTATATGTGGATGTAATGTCGAAGCACAAAATTAATATGATGTTTCTAACAGCGTCACTTTcctccaaaaaataaatttttaaaaattgcgcAATTATGAAAAGAGCAGTGTGGGCAGTAGAGGAGGTCACAAACTTaagttattgttgtttttcattaaTTACCTGGATTTTTTAAGGAGGaggataattttttttttataattgagcaccctcattttgtgttttgttgtcaaCCATCCAGCACTTCTTTTCCCATGTTACATTTTTCCAGAACTCATGataaaataattcatattAATCAATAATTTCCCTAGAGATTAATAAAGTATTTATCTATCTACCTTGACATTTATGTTTTGATACTTTCTTAATTTACAATGTTTTGCATGCAGCTCTCAGGGCAGGGAAGCCACAGAGTCCACTGTATCCCAGCAGTTGAGTGTCGGGGACGACAGTGTGGGCAGCTGGTCCAACCTTAGCTTCGAAGATGACAACAGCAGCTTCCTACACCTCAGTGACAGGTATACATCCTGAATGATGTATGATTAGCATATATTTGTCTGGCAGCACACGGTACATGTCTGTCAACTCATCATTGCACTAAATGGTGAATTGAAAATTGGGATAAGCACTCAACATGCTGCAAATATGAATAGTGCAGTGCAGGCTTGCACAGTTCGGTTGATAAGCGCCTGATGGAATGGAAAAGCAACGTGTAGTGTGGTAATGTTTGCGGCTAATGGAAACATGGCATATACTTTTAACAAAAGGCTTCATCTTggtccagatttttttttttttttttcgccaaAACAGAAAAGGGTGTTTTCCCTCTTTGAGCTCAAAATCTTATATATAGTTGGGAGTTTTGCTTGGACTTTGCTGTACCATTTCCTGTTATTTAACTAAAATTATTCAATTATATTGGAACATTTTAACATATATATGTGGTCCAAGATCTAAAAGATTTCATGTAGTTgtaatgtatttatgtatctGAAAGCAAATGTGGTTTTAGATGgcggggggttggggggggacTGCAATGTCTGTAAATTCCAGAGAGATTTTGGGATCAGGTCAATCTTGATTATTCGTCCTTTGACATGTTCTCACACCAgttgccaatttttttttgtcaaaaggATCTCTATGGAAGCAAACCTGACAATGAGATCCTTTCCCAAGATATCGAAGGAACACAGTGTCTTGACTGTCAAGGAGGCTGAGTTAATGTATcataatattttcaaaaggtGTGTCTAAAGGAGTGCTTTTGTCTCTTCAGGCACTGTTTCTGCAGGAACAAAGTCCACCACCATGTGTGATTCATTAGACTCCCTTTAAAAGCCTGTTGTGACCATTTCCGCTTAGCAGATGAAACGACTAAAGGAAAAATAGAATTCATCCTCAAAGGGTGTTGGAGCATGATGAGAAACtaaatcaaaatgttcccACCATGTCATCCAGTCTAACtacatgaataaaatacagtatgtagCTTAATTGAAGCAGTTTTAATTAAAGTAGCCACTCTAACTacacagataaaaaaatatttgaagccgctaaaaaaaattttacaaaaagaaaatatatatatttatttattttttatttaagcaACTAACATAATATGCATGAAATAATGAGGATTATAATACAACCCGTCTTGAGATTGTCAATAGCCTTATGATAGTGGTACATCACTGGCCTCTTCTCTTTAGCAGCAATGGGAACAGCAGTAGCTGGAGCAGTCTTGGCTTGGAGGGGGAGCCTTTTGAAGAACACATGTCATCCTCGCCTTCAGACAGGTCAGTAACCATCAAATAGTCATGTTGCTTTAGATTTAGCAATTCCTGCAAAAAAGAATTAACACAGTGACTAGCTCGATAATATGACTCTGATATTTacaaagggaggaaaaaagaatGTGAACCCCTTTGGAATTAAAATTTCTGCACAAGGTCTTATCAATCTACTACCTCACAATTAATTAAATGTGTACCTGCACTCTGATCAGGATAAATATTGGACTGTTCCTCTTTACAGAAATGTTGCATGACTCCTGCCATGTCTCGTATCATGTGAGGTCATGTTTGCATGGATTGTTTATTAGCAGCCTGCTCTTACAGTCAGGAATACTGTAAGCTACAATTACATATACAAAATTTGTAATTGTTGCCACTTGTCTCTAtttgctcataaaaaaaaagagtctaTATTTTTCCGCTGTGTCTTTGCCTGAGGGCTACAACAACAAGATATGATTAATGTAGCCTATTAGAGGAGAATGttagcaaaatatttttctgttggtGCATCACAACCCAGAAATAGACCGGTGGCAAACTAATGGAAAAAATAGCGCGAGTCACCCACAGATACTTGAACAACCTCAGTGGCCTGGATTTGACAGTTTGCAGCTCAGCATTATTCGTCTAAAAAGGGAATCCCTCGCTTGGTGTTTTGATGATGTTTGTAGACAACACCAAAATAGCTCTTGGGTGTTTCCCCTTTTTGGTTTAGTGTGGACTATTTTTATACTCATCAACCCTTCACACCCTTTGGATTGAGGTATTAGGCTGAGAGTCAAGTCACCACAGGATCATAGATGTTTTGGTCGTAGCTTTGCGATTGCCATAATTTGATCTTCCTTTTCACATTGTCATTTCTTTAGCACTTGAAGCACACACGGAATTCCCGCAAAAGGGAGCAGTTTTAGTGAGTGTCGGATGTTAAACCTTTCCAGGCTGAAAGCCGTATTTCTTTTCCTACAGCCCAGTTATGCATCTGATACAACCTCAGAAACCATGAAGAATGCACTTTGATTCCTCGTTTCGATTTCGAAAGGGGCCTTCGACGTGTCACCCTTCCAAACTCATCCCAAGTCAATTGTAATCCGGTGTTTTTGCATGAGCACTTCCCCATCTCTTCAACTATTGACAGACTCGCTGACAGTTTGATTGCATACTGCAGTGACATTCTCACGCAATGAAGACTTTCCTTTTACATATGGCACATCGTGGCCATTGCACAGTgcttccccccccctctgCAATTTCCGACATTATCGACGGATGTCTTTCCCTTGGAACTAGCTCCAGATGTTACTTGATTTGTTTCTGGTAACTAAAGCAGTTGGGTAGTCGTCTGCAGCCATACCCCAACAATGGAACCTTCTTttgagcttttctttttggtgctTTTGGGCCAAATATAAGCTCAACGGTGCCTGTTgggaatttcaaaaatgtcGCAGCTGACTATCAGCTGAGTGAACACTTGTGTTGAAGTAGCTACTGTGTGATTTTAGAAGCGTCTTTTAAATTGCTTTGTATTCAGTTGCCTGACAGTCATAGCAAACAATTGTCTGTTTCGACCTAATCACGCTTTGTTTAGATCATTGCTGTTTGACTGCTAAACGTTTGTGTATTGTCAACTGTTTAATattaatgctaaaaaaaatgccagaAACAACAGAGAAGTATcgtattttttggactataagccacaccggactataagctgcACCAGCTAAAACTCGTGATTTcgggttcaaaatttgcaaaaaaaaaaagttgcggcttatagtccgaaatttacggtaagTGCTCCTTTTGTGTGTCCCTTGATCTGTTCCAAAAACTCAAAAGAAGTACCAATACAAATATGCATACAACAAAAACTCTCTCTCCTCATATTTTGAGCCAGCGTAGTCACATTGTAATAAGTCTCATTATTTGGTAAGTCCAAGCCGGTTTGAAATCTCTCCCTCTGACACAATGAGTGGTTTGAGAATTTTCAGAATTGAGAAACCGTCTTCTTCCTCCTAAACATGACCATAACTTAAGTAAACAGGAAGCTTACTGGAAAAATGTTGCACTCTCAATGGTAACCAGTTTGCAATCTCATTGTAACTTTTCCAACAGTGACCATACAGAGGACAAAGAAACTGAGGTCAAAGAGGAATCCAGTGGTAAGTCCCCTCTTCATccacttcattcattcaaacatTAGTCATTGTACCATAAAAGCAGCACTGATAAATGAATGGGCCAAGTGCTTTTAATTTGAGTCTAGTCTACTCTCAGCATTCATTGACATCCGCATTGACTCCGATCTGGGCTGTGTACGTCAGCCTGCCATGCTGTCTGAGTGTGTCATAGCAGGGGATTTTGCCACCCCCGTAGTACAAGTCAGACACACTGACGTTCGTTCATTCATCGTCTACGCATGATTATAATGTCTACGCGTCCTCCAAATTGATGGGGTCTGTCTCGTCTTTTGAATACAGACCCCCGGAGAGCCAACGTTTGGGGTCGGAAAATGTTCTTCCAATAACATTTGCGAGATGTTGCTTCCTTCTGCTTGTCCAATCCAAATGcttctgttatttttttataagtgTCATATTCTTTTGCctttaaatgttgttttgagACTATTTGAAGTAGAGTGAGTTACCTACTGTATGAAATGCACTGTTAAAGACAAATGAGAAAGCACTCGCTGGTGATAACGTGAGCAAGGCAAtaagaaaaacgtttttttttttgtttgttttttttaaatgatcaaattaaatttgtaGCAAATTTTGTAAATGACGATGCGACGtcccatttattattattttttttttacggaatAAGGAGCAGATTAATTGCATTTCCATGCCCGGATTTGTGAACATTTCAAGTTAGCACTTCAGTTTGTAACTTAAGGTTCCATTGTATTTCTTCAACAGTGACTCTCCCTTAAATAGTTAACCGCTCAAGTCTATTTCAACTCTTCCATAGAAAAACACAAGTGCATACAGTTGAACATGATCGTCAGTTctcaaataaatggaaaaaaaaaatgtcatgtcatTCCACGTGTTGTAAACAGGTTCTCTGAACAGTAATAAAAGATGATCTGGTCTTAGGTCATGAGGTGACGGTGTCTAATGATGAGCATTTTATAAAACTTTGACGTGGTTGCACCACACTGATGCATGCATCATTTCTTCCATTCTGCCTTCTTTCCTGccattttgttgcttttctcAGATCCCCCTAATAGCCAACGTTTCATTTTAAACCTCACTTTAATGTGACGGGTAAATATTAATGAACTGCATTTATACATTTCTGATGTTTCATCATGTTGCAGGAACTCTGTGTGTGGACACAACACAGGTCCAAGCCTCCAGGACTCTGTTGATGATCCTGAACTCGGACATCCGCAAACTCAGACGGAGCCCTCAACACGTGACCCTCGACACCCAGCTGAGGAGCTTGCTGCAGTGGCTGGCGGCCTCCATCGCCGGCGTCCCCATGATCCAACTGAGTCCCGACAAGGAGCTCCAGCAGGTAACAAAGATAGGTTATCAAAAACTGactttcaattatttctaCCCCCCAAGTAAAGCAGCTACTGCTTACctgatgtgtttttaaagataTATTCTTAGAAGAGCAGCAGTGTTGTGCATCCTGCCAAAAAACCATCATGGcaaaaataatgcaatttCAATTCTCGCAAATCCCCAGAGCCTCCCCAGTTCCTCATTTTTCTATTGGTGCATTTACAAACACAGACAAAGTGTTTGACTCTTAGTGAAGTGAAATTGTTGGTGTGGTTTCAGCTGCCGGCTGTGGTCCAAAGGCTGCGTGAGAGGAAGTGGAGGGTGGGAGACCTGCTTCACTTCCTGTTGCGTTACTGTGAAGAGAGCCAAGCTCAGCCTCAGCCCAGAGATGAGACACCCCAGTCGGGAAGAGAGTCTCACCGCGTTCCCCTCTTCAAGTGGCTGCTAGAGCACACCTAAAATATCTTGATAGTGTCCCTCTGAGTAAACCGCTACCAACGCTGTTTTCCACCAGAGGGCGCTGTCAGTGCTGATTGAGAGCCTGACACGTATGACGTATTATTTCGCCACTGTTTGATTGTTCCAGTATGCACGTGTTGATCTAGCAAACGATCTCACACTTTCCTAAAAAGGAAGGCGAAGGACCCATCCCGATTGTTCCTGGCGCAGCCATTTGCAACCGAGAGCGAACAAGcctatgtgtgtttttgtttggggaTCCCCATGGCTGCCAGGCCCCATGAGGTCATCACATCCACGGCTCACCTCGGCTGCATTGGTGTTTCCACATGTGAGAGGAACACACGCAAACTACAGGAACACCACACCCCTTACATTATCAGTGTAGGAGGCATCTTGAAAACCTGTATTTCTTTCCATGAAGTATTTCTATTGTTGTTACTTCCTCCACTCCCATTCAAACACACcctttattttaaacatttaccCTCGTTCACATAGAACTACCAGAAAAAATGCCTCCGAATCGATCTGCCACTCTGCCTTTCGAACATAAGCAGCTGCTTTCACTACAACAGGGCAAGAGAAGTGGGTTTACACGCGGACGCCATCAATGTTCAAGACTCGTAAATGATCACGCCTCAGTTACTACTTTGATACTACCTCCAAAGGTGAAATTTGACCTGTTAACTTTGTCTCCGTACAGCAACAGGGAACATAAATGCGGAGGTTTCTCCACCTATATTAGTATTCGAATTGAATCTTACAATATGTGGCTTGCCTTGCAACAATCACCTTTAGGGCTGGGCATCACTCCATTCcttgattattatttatatggGAGAATCTCTTGAAGTTGAGACGAAATGGCCAAAGCGACTTCTTGACAGTCACGTTCCGATTTCTTTAGACCGCAAACAATTTTAGATTTAAGATAGCACTTGCTTCAACTTCAGATGGGCCTCAGGAGTGAACAGTATTTAGATGACAGACTCATGCTGGAAGTTCTTTAAACAGAAATAGCTTATGATGACGGTCAAGGCTTCATTTAGATTACAAACCTGCTCCTCGTAAGACTAGTTGAGACTCCTTTAAGTGAAGATGCAATCAAATGCTTACATTCATGTAGTGCACAATTAATTCATTCCACACACTGAGTTCTAAGGATCAatcaaaaatgtaattgattATGCCCATCCCCAGTGTGAATTGTGTTTACCAGGATAATCAGTATGTAAAGagtatttttccccccaaggCCATAAGATTAAATAAGTCATTAGTGACTTTAATGTTGCCAAACTTACCTCACGTTGACTCCAGTCACCAGTGGGTCATCCATGTTGTGTCCTAATTGTGGAAGGTCTATTGACGCAGATAACGTAGATCTtaaccacacacacaggatGAATAGATAAGTCATTTGACGGAGGGACGACCACAACTTCCCCGAGTGATTCCATCTGCTTGCACAGCCACAGCCGAAGCACTTTTGATGAGTTATGACAAGGGTGGGCAACCTGTGGCCTGTGGGCCGtatatgcccccccccacccccccccccccccccccccccccccccagagcATTTGATATGGTCCACGTGCAATTATAAAAACAGGTAAAACCTCACAAAGTCCCAAATCATTTAACCAACACGTCGCTGTCAGGCAGAATCCTCTTCTTAACTGATACTTTAAGGAAATAATTTAACAAACATTGTATAGTGAAAGTGAGCAAATTAATTTCAATACTTTATATtggcttatttaaaaaaaaaaaaagacaggccTATGAGAGTACTGACTAATAGTATGATGTTGTGCAGAAATGTGAACTTGATCAAATTTGTACACAAGAGATTTCTGCCAGACAGCGAAGACATATTTCCAATCTATACATTTGTTGGAGACACTGTAATATAAGCCTTGCTTTGCATCTGTCGTTTCGTCGTCACGTGCATGGCTCGAGCTATTATTTTGAAAGCGCCTGAAGTTCCTGCTTCAACTCTATAGGCTGCTGACCaaaatggtcttttttttttttttttaagtatatCAATCTAAAACTGTCTCGTCTTTGTTTACGCCAAAAATATAACACAAAATgcactatgaaaaaaatacactgtATTTACTATGAAGATGGCGTGAAGTATTATAAATTAAGCTTGCAGTAAGGCTGAGTCAAAAGGAATCTATAAGAAATTGTGAAAACAGAATATCTGTGTACAAAGTTATTCCCTTAATATTCCAGCTTGTGTTTGTGCTTGCTGGAGGCTCGATGTGCACCTGCAAAATTTTGTAAAATAGCTGCTGCGGTTGTAATCCACTGtgtactcccccccccccccccgccccacacACAAAGTCTGTATTTACTCCAGCTTACTTGTTAAGTTCTGCCAAATAAAGATATTTAATAAGTTATAAATTATGTGTATatgaataatatatatacgtatgtatgtgtgtatatatatagtgtatgtatacatatatatatatacgtacgtatgtgtgtgcatatgtatgtgtgtatatatacacacgtgTGTTTatagtatatatgtataatacatatatgtatgtatatataaaatatagatatttatgtgtatatatatatatacacatacacacacacattgagtgCGGTCAAGTGTTCTCTTTGTGACAATTCTGAATAGTGAATTCACATTTGTAAGCTTGACAtcagtgttttatttaaataaaaaaataaataaaaaaacagacaataaAGCTCTTGTGTGgcaattgttttgcttttatttatcaAACGTATAAAATCACAgggatatgtgtgtgtgtgtatatatatgtatatatatatatattcacagggatgtgtgtgtgtgtgtgtatatatatatatatgtgtactCTAAGGGTTAATAAAAGAGAATAGTTGAATGCTTGGCAATTAATCCATCAAGGTGTTAAAATTTATTGACCACATTCATGCCAACTTTTAACTGCCGACATGAACCCAACTGATTGTAAAAATAATCCTGTTGGAAATGTGTTGAAGCGGTTTATTGCAAAGCTTGTTGTTGCTTGTCATTCCAAAGCCACTCCACTTAACATTGGTGCACTGCTGTCAACTATGCTGTAATTGCATGTAAAAGTATGTCAATGAGAAAGTTGTCTGCCCAACAGGTGCCAGAACAAATAGAAGGCTTATGATCTTATTTCAAAGATGGTCTCAATAACAGAGAGCAACAACATGTCAGTTGCTGTGTAATTTGACAACTAGATTTACCGTACGACGTGTAATAAGCTAACGCTCATGAATGGAAGTGTCTGTTTGACAAAGTGGGAAGGGAGACAGCaataggaagaaaaagaaaaagaatgactACAAGGTAGAAACGGTAAATTGCAGACTACCTCGGGATGATACAACAGGCGAGGAATGTGTCtgacaaataatttaaatggtGACACAGAACGCACACTGTCAAGCTCCATCCCACGCATAGTAATAAAATCGGAACTGTATTAAGAGCAAggcacagatttttttttcttactgtaACTGCATACATGAGataatgattttaaaatgaaattccaCAGTCAAAAGTGTTTGAATAGACACTTAACATTTTTTATACACTCAAAAAATCTGTGCAACAACACTTCTTTCAGTGCATCCGCATTATACACTAAAACTCAAAttaaagtacttttttttctttgcatagACTTTGAGTCTCCTTCCAACATTCCATAAAGTACAATAACATGCAGTGACTGGCTGCTATACAGGTATACACAATGCTTGGGGGTTCTAATCTAAAAGTCCTCCCCAAAATGCAAgacaatatatatttaaatgtgcGCTGTTCTGTCTTGTTTAGGATTCATGATTTTAAAGAGGAAGCTTGAGTTCTTGCAACCAAAATCAAAGCACAgaaactgtgaggcagacatgctaaccactTGAAAATGGAGGGACGGATGGATATTAGCAATCTTGTGATCAAATAGAGCTGTGGGTGAATTGTACTTGTGTACAAGTTGTACATTGTAACTGGTCATCTGGAGTTTCAAGTTGAgtctttttttataaatataatttaaattgAACATGTCCTCCACTGAATACCATACAAAACAGTCATCATCAATTCCCTTGGAGTCACTTTTAAACTGACCACTATAAGACCAACACGTATCCAGTGACATGTGTCATGTACTTGTTGGCTAACAAAAACCTCATGTGGGATGAGCAACGGCGCTCCATTAAGCAATATTGTGACCAGTTATCCACTTAAGTCTGGGAAAGCTTCTTTGGCCTACTAGTTTGAGAGCAGCTGAGGACTCGACTGCAGTCTCCTTTCTGCATAAAAAACATAGTCCTGCAAAATCAATTTTCCATAACCGATTACATTGTTTTGTAATCTCACTAGGTAACGTTGGTATTACAAAAGAGGTACGTGCGTCTTTCAAGATTGTTTCACCAATAATGTTCTGTATAATTGCCGTTGTAACAATCCAGGATCCACTATCCAGATGGTTACACAATCTTCACTGAGATACATTGGAAGTGTCTTGGTGGTTCCCCAACACCTGACTCCAGTTTCCAGAGTCCGTTTCGTCTGAGCACTGGCGGGGGAATCGGATGACGCTGCAATCTGGCGAGAAGGTTTTTGCGCTTGGGAGGGCGCCAGGGTGCACAGCTGGGTCAACAAAACAGCGGCCTGCGTTTCCGTGGGAAACCGCCGTTTGATCCCCTGTTCCGAGCTATGATTCCAAGGCTG comes from Syngnathus acus chromosome 21, fSynAcu1.2, whole genome shotgun sequence and encodes:
- the akap11 gene encoding A-kinase anchor protein 11 isoform X1, with protein sequence MDACARIRGAPLKYKAFVRKETVRDNGAQFVKSLLRSKKDLCSINLDLPSSDSIRFTEIHFVCLPGQSEGDDAVDQALASLPAGLCEMLRTFHIHGLRNNEVQLLRESPRLAEHRDTRPQCWVKAVCVLRHNPGVSGQPPASVTSLTGLLGCYVAGVRYALELQSLHRGEAGQSEDDDTNQSIASIEDDFVTALENLEEDEMGENPSYRPSKRHDVASQTMPAHRRRKELSGSHIITSSSSKKIAAKHKPGPEVSVTVQRCSGMDTQWTYCSPGARLSSSTVENSESDESDCSSPSPIIFLDEVGYQKSLLAKLDIPQVPGGPRERVEDSDSEVSEFFDSFDQFDDLDDFSSESGTLTLPMDNESATNTHVKTTESSTGGSASKYVSQGYSTKGMYPHCFDQPILPANVKKPTPLKPGSPYGPQSDMADSPRPVQSPSEDNGGPLFSPISSSAFIPLVDSSGVLEYFWKRSEDGSDSTELRKPQDLCSLYKTYSDFASSLSKEILGSVYGYQSAIDINDNKNLSCVCHKEFTNPSGYTMRLSEIQETVTVAKLQKTSQSLKDGIQRFAADLVDMSLGSALRDLQKGVSTCTTTLCHLAARLTSSVFQMAFHEIGMRQAYVLKERAVNGLANFLVGEAVSGALKDFLTVKKQIFHSTVTQFAADLAEELIFEGIMEVCQFSHPSTPLTSSDWFFGQENMEEEEEEEEIVTSYASDLSESVIQEAFIELSQAEIAFTSQAAISVSPDNICYASSENMSAHTSSTFANQQLSNATSVDAPMTLGESGPCKVKDALFTVSGMASCIPVPQAGKAISCLKDSEDHHGSSLTDTSQCSPKRVTVFSSNNTTCMQSHICSQETQTTTSAKVCSHQKSPFQNFSVNMVDTLVTEACELVSSSKVKKSFDDCAGFLSKAVLSQRDTLPVPNTEKVGQKKMSHPGDDASPNSVKKPGRTPGTPPSTPQQPSEVSKEKQIKQFSKKLKSKLAKEFSPATPPPTPHYHPETGPGPMENSPEADKTEFMLKLMRSLSEEVDGKGDEEEEEELPEDPSLSGTNKSVESEGLPQEVRQLSSRRLSSKEALHYAEQLACHIVSMATEIDTLGAGDEVGEPSVMDERRRDSVAHFSEKTLNTLWVYAGEVAGEVINDVKKMVSSVQQCSYHGSPGRSVDRPRSACLHHHQHNSLPGTDQNRDWRVERVAEQWSTNLLSSVFRSPVSVSSSSSSGLSSTYPSCESVTDEYAGYLIRVLKKEGGSRELVLDQYASRLAYRSIKQGLAHARNKVKQRSSSSRLRPSKSLPDEWMSSGSEVSPAEDVVDSVVCPSCEDVQCCCGEKQGHKDCFDLVNFAESLAYNITCDVTQTLRLSSGRLPKSLTDSCLYKKSKLENMTESLIRNSFSCPLLSKDNKARHYHSTGSLVDPGLNNRMMQVIEHYARKIVNDTLKMSLASVGHSSQDHQRIPDPDRHSHTQKLSEGIAPGPTDGLKTGHYCQALECPYCTKLSRHHHQSILQKRRKCPEYQTRPERVPGLEIPKIHIDLEHRSAFAEQMVSMAMEKAKRELSNTSLNADSGIGHDGTSYAESLTAEIMTSALHVCQSASVSSQGREATESTVSQQLSVGDDSVGSWSNLSFEDDNSSFLHLSDRISMEANLTMRSFPKISKEHSVLTVKEAELMYHNIFKSSNGNSSSWSSLGLEGEPFEEHMSSSPSDSDHTEDKETEVKEESSGTLCVDTTQVQASRTLLMILNSDIRKLRRSPQHVTLDTQLRSLLQWLAASIAGVPMIQLSPDKELQQLPAVVQRLRERKWRVGDLLHFLLRYCEESQAQPQPRDETPQSGRESHRVPLFKWLLEHT